From Trichoderma atroviride chromosome 1, complete sequence, one genomic window encodes:
- a CDS encoding uncharacterized protein (TransMembrane:9 (o6-24i36-57o69-88i158-179o199-216i223-242o298-316i328-347o367-391i)), whose translation MYIVARIILGFGIPTCIVSGSSLIGELSYPKERAILTSLFNVSYFIGQIVAAGITFGTNSIPSNWGWRIPSLLQMVPSILQITFVFLLPESPRWLVTKGRSEEANEILIKYHAEGDRDSEFVHAEMAQIEATIELEVESSKKSWLSLVETAGMRRRTLISSFLGLFTQWSGNTLISYYLGDLLAMIGQTDSVFKQKINVAIACWSLFAGVTVSLLVNRFNRRTMYLTCTISLLVVYICWTVTMQQSIKGNELGIPNKAAGAATIFFIFAYQPCYNIGYNALTYTYMVELWPYVERSKGISVFQLFGRLAGFFATFVNPIGLQNISWRWLIVYCCWLAFEIVFVWFLFPETAGRTLEELTFCKSRLLLVPRVLLYFSTTYLGFRILIVLLVFEDKTLADQAVMAVEKAVHHEDMGAKAIELGEVQQVEKASSNVAAHSVKV comes from the coding sequence ATGTACATCGTCGCTCGAATCATCCTCGGCTTTGGAATTCCGACTTGCATCGTGTCCGGCTCGTCCTTGATCGGTGAACTCAGCTACCCGAAAGAGCGAGCGATCCTCACCTCCTTGTTCAACGTTTCGTATTTCATCGGCCAGATTGTCGCCGCTGGCATCACGTTCGGCACGAACAGCATTCCCAGCAACTGGGGATGGCGTATACCTTCTTTACTGCAGATGGTCCCCTCCATTCTGCAGATTACATTCGTCTTCCTCCTGCCCGAAAGCCCTCGGTGGCTTGTTACAAAAGGCCGCAGCGAAGAGGCCAATGAAATTCTGATCAAGTATCATGCCGAGGGCGACCGAGACTCTGAGTTTGTCCATGCAGAGATGGCACAGATTGAGGCCACCATTGAGCTTGAGGTTGAATCATCCAAGAAGAGCTGGCTCTCCCTCGTCGAGACGGCAGGCATGAGGCGACGAACGCTGATTTCATCGTTCCTCGGCTTGTTTACTCAGTGGTCCGGCAATACTCTCATCTCATATTATCTGGGCGATCTCCTAGCAATGATTGGGCAGACAGACTCTGTTTTCAAGCAGAAGATCAACGTTGCCATAGCCTGCTGGTCATTGTTCGCCGGTGTCACTGTGTCTCTGCTCGTCAACCGTTTCAACCGCCGAACAATGTACCTTACGTGCACGATTAGCTTGCTCGTTGTCTACATCTGCTGGACTGTGACAATGCAGCAGAGTATCAAGGGCAATGAGCTTGGTATCCCCAACAAAGCTGCCGGTGCagccaccatcttcttcatctttgcgtACCAGCCTTGTTACAACATTGGCTACAACGCGCTCACGTATACATACATGGTTGAGTTGTGGCCATACGTCGAGCGGTCCAAGGGAATCTCCGTGTTCCAGCTGTTTGGGCGACTTGCTGGATTCTTTGCCACTTTTGTGAACCCGATTGGCTTGCAAAACATTAGCTGGAGGTGGTTGATTGtctattgctgctggctggccttTGAGATTGTTTTCGTCTGGTTCCTGTTCCCTGAGACAGCTGGTCGAACTTTGGAGGAACTCACCTTTTGTAAGTCACGCCTACTACTTGTCCCACGTGTCCTGCTGTACTTTTCCACAACATACTTGGGTTTTCGCATACTAATTGTTCTTTTAGTGTTTGAGGATAAAACCCTGGCCGATCAGGCAGTCATGGCGGTTGAGAAAGCCGTGCACCATGAGGATATGGGCGCAAAAGCCATCGAGCTTGGCGAGGTGCAGCAAGTTGAAAAGGCTTCAAGCAATGTGGCTGCACACAGTGTCAAAGTATAG
- a CDS encoding uncharacterized protein (CAZy:GH3): MGEWQPEAKMNFDVETVLSQLTQNEKIALLSGIDFWHTFPIPKHNVPSIRFTDGPNGIRGTKFFAGVPAACLPCGTALAATWDKPLLKRAGKLLGDECIAKGAHCWLGPTINTPRSPLGGRGFESFSEDPYLSGILAASMILGCESTGVTSCVKHFVGNDQEHERRAVDCLITPRALREVYLRPFQIVARDAKPGAMMTSYNKVNGRHVADSEEMLQQIIRSEWKWDPLIVSDWYGTYTTIDAIKAGLDLEMPGVSRYRGKYIESALQARLLKMSTIDERARRVLKFAQKAGELKVSEVERGRDFAEDRALNRQVSSSSIVLLKNDDSLLPLPKTAGKIALIGSHVRLPVISGGGSASLLPYYSVSLYDAVAEALPNASITHEVGAYAHQMLPVIEAMIHNAIIKFYNDPITLVDRQLLGTENVSSTSFQLMDYNAIPTLNRGMFWGTLLGDFIPTATGTWDFGLSVFGTADLYIDDELLIDNTTHQTRGTAFFGKGTMEKIGSKELVGGKTYKLRLEFGSANTTKMETTGMVNFGGGAVHLGACLRGDPQEMIARAVQAASEADYTIICTGLSGEWESEGFDRPHMDLPPGVDDMISQVLDAAPNAVVVNQSGTPVTMAWAHKARAIIQAWYGGNETGHGISDVIFGAVSPSGKLPLSWPVDVKHNPAYLNYASVGGRVLYGEDVFVGYRFYEKTGREVLFPFGHGLSYATFELSDSEVKTVPEVLRPGHSSVAVVKIKNTSKIAGAQVLQLYISAPDSPTHRPTKELHGFEKVFLEVGEEKEVRIAIDQYATSFWDEIESMWKSEEGTYDVLVGTSSQEILGRGEADCA, encoded by the exons ATGGGCGAGTGGCAACCAGAGGCGAAAATGAACTTTGACGTCGAGACTGTCCTGTCTCAACTAACACAAAACGAGAAAATCGCGCTTCTGTCCG GCATTGACTTCTGGCACACATTTCCCATCCCAAAGCACAATGTGCCATCCATACGCTTTACCGATGGCCCAAATGGCATCCGCGGCACAAAATTCTTTGCTGGAGTGCCTGCTGCGTGCTTACCGTGCGGAACAGCACTGGCAGCCACTTGGGACAAGCCGCTGTTGAAGAGAGCTGGAAAGCTCTTGGGAGATGAATGCATCGCCAAAGGCGCTCACTGCTGGCTTGGGCCGACCATTAACACGCCCAGATCGCCGCTGGGTGGCCGTGGCTTTGAGTCGTTTTCGGAAGACCCGTATCTTTCTGGCATACTTGCTGCTTCCATGATTCTTGGCTGTGAAAGTACAGGTGTTACTTCCTGCGTGAAGCACTTTGTAGGCAACGACCAAGAGCATGAGAGACGAGCGGTGGACTGCCTCATTACTCCACGGGCTCTGCGAGAAGTATATCTGCGGCCGTTTCAAATCGTGGCCCGAGACGCCAAACCAGGCGCCATGATGACTTCCTACAACAAGGTAAACGGCCGTCATGTCGCCGACAGTGAAGAGATGCTTCAACAAATCATTCGATCAGAGTGGAAGTGGGATCCGCTCATTGTAAGCGACTGGTACGGAACTTATACCACGATTGATGCCATCAAAGCTGGTCTTGATCTCGAGATGCCCGGTGTTTCAAGATATCGGGGCAAGTACATCGAATCTGCTCTGCAGGCACGTCTCCTCAAGATGTCAACCATTGATGAGAGGGCTCGAAGAGTGCTGAAGTTTGCTCAAAAGGCTGGCGAGCTGAAAGTCTCCGAGGTAGAGAGAGGGCGCGATTTTGCAGAAGATCGCGCTTTAAATCGTCAagttagcagcagcagtatcgTTCTTCTCAAAAACGATGACTCTCTGCTGCCTCTACCCAAAACAGCAGGCAAAATAGCGCTTATTGGTTCCCATGTGCGGTTACCCGTCATCTCTGGAGGCGGCAGTGCCTCGTTATTGCCCTATTACTCAGTTTCTCTATATGATGCCGTCGCAGAAGCCCTACCAAACGCCTCCATCACTCACGAAGTGGGTGCCTACGCACACCAAATGCTTCCTGTCATCGAAGCAATGATCCACAACGCGATAATCAAGTTCTACAATGACCCTATTACTCTTGTCGACAGACAGCTTCTCGGAACAGAAAACGTTTCTTCAACATCCTTCCAGCTCATGGACTACAACGCCATCCCAACACTAAACAGAGGCATGTTCTGGGGCACATTGCTCGGAGATTTTATTCCAACTGCAACCGGCACATGGGACTTTGGTCTCAGCGTTTTCGGCACTGCAGATTTATACATCGACGATGAACTTCTCATTGACAACACCACGCACCAGACCCGAGGAACTGCTTTCTTTGGAAAGGGAACTATGGAAAAGATTGGATCAAAGGAGCTTGTAGGCGGCAAAACATACAAGCTGCGTCTTGAGTTTGGCTCCGCCAACACCACGAAGATGGAAACCACAGGCATGGTCAACTTTGGAGGCGGAGCCGTCCATCTTGGTGCTTGTCTAAGGGGGGATCCTCAGGAGATGATTGCTCGAGCCGTTCAAGCAGCATCAGAAGCAGACTACACCATTATCTGCACGGGACTGAGTGGCGAGTGGGAGTCTGAAGGCTTTGATCGCCCACACATGGATCTACCGCCGGGCGTTGACGATATGATCTCCCAAGTTCTCGACGCTGCGCCAAACGCCGTAGTTGTCAACCAATCGGGAACTCCAGTCACCATGGCCTGGGCACACAAAGCGAGAGCCATTATTCAGGCGTGGTATGGCGGCAACGAGACTGGCCATGGAATCTCTGATGTGATCTTTGGCGCCGTCAGCCCCTCAGGGAAGCTGCCTCTGTCGTGGCCAGTTGATGTGAAGCACAATCCGGCATATCTCAACTATGCCAGTGTTGGTGGTCGAGTCTTGTATGGAGAGGATGTGTTTGTTGGGTACAGGTTTTACGAGAAGACGGGGAGGGAGGTGTTGTTTCCATTCGG ACATGGACTCTCCTACGCGACTTTTGAGCTTTCAGACTCTGAAGTCAAGACAGTTCCCGAGGTACTTCGACCAGGCCATTCCAGTGTAGCGGTAGTAAAGATTAAAAACACCAGCAAAATCGCCGGTGCCCAAGTTCTCCAGCTATACATTTCAGCTCCCGACTCACCAACACACCGACCAACAAAAGAATTGCACGGATTTGAAAAGGTGTTCCTAGAAGTaggtgaagagaaggaggtgCGGATTGCCATAGACCAGTATGCCACTAGCTTCTGGGACGAGATTGAGAGCATGTGGAAGAGCGAAGAGGGGACTTATGACGTTTTGGTTGGGACGTCGAGCCAGGAGATTCTGGGCAGGGGGGAAGCTGATTGTGCCTGA
- a CDS encoding uncharacterized protein (EggNog:ENOG41~TransMembrane:2 (o213-232i284-304o)), giving the protein MVDMEPADENSINSKKRKRSTHLPSHTRILAACDACRVSKTRCDSGRPTCAKCAERGVPCHYPDKDPFSIFETWGKKILTAVEEQGRLLSSLTDGSKNGLPPSSDHVQLLRQLDMDGDNLETLSRKDTPWTTITGSDMILNWSVFPQEKPVGTFPSSEYTEKTKPSHLEVSNPSPERMFELRDIYMTKIQGKNPIVDADQLDAHIKYVLENGFGWSATSCLVLLVFALASIWGNYPDDERRTVESDEELDLIPRQRVTMAVPDHRMRESLMYITMAQKRMSTAYLDDSLLGVVCFCLFGMWYQYNIEPIPGWKMFRTASMMWEAYNLKHSDGKTRRPKQEESLEQRLYWTCLKSECEVRHELNGLPPCTLQESSFPYSLPSFPTIESFSPMDPHQEASIIQSTERSYYYYLAEISLRRLLNRTRSAAVMLSPTFDSHTASQLADTLQKLEGQLQQWLDCLPSALQFNIPPDSRPPPDEPELVKLMRERYAEVRELLCRAYLYMCLHGGMRLTRSQAETFGAHASLGLRLSIYRIQTENPFFRHPGSWGACRVRFNHALCLIAAYRGKQAGIESAAHVVVPPLWRECVGLVQERLHIWSDQGGGIRELGTLLDWLMEQ; this is encoded by the exons ATGGTCGATATGGAGCCGGCAGACGAGAATTCTATTAATAGCAAGAAGCGGAAGCGCTCGACGCATCTTCCGTCACACACGAGGATCTTGGCCGCCTGCGATGCTTGCCGGGTCAGCAAGACGCGGTGCGATTCTGGGCGTCCGACGTGTGCGAAATGTGCGGAACGCGGCGTGCCCTGTCACTATCCGGACAAGGATCCCTTTTCAAT ATTCGAGACATGGGGCAAGAAAATCCTGACGGCCGTTGAAGAGCAGGGACGCCTCCTGTCTAGTTTAACAGACGGCAGTAAGAATGGCCTCCCACCAAGCTCTGATCATGTGCAGCTACTGCGCCAATTAGACATGGATGGAGACAATCTGGAGACGCTGTCGCGGAAAGACACTCCATGGACGACCATCACCGGCTCAGACATGATTCTCAACTGGTCTGTCTTTCCGCAGGAGAAGCCCGTCGGAACGTTTCCTTCGTCAGAGTATACGGAAAAGACGAAACCGTCTCATCTCG AGGTGTCAAATCCGTCTCCAGAACGAATGTTTGAGCTGCGAGACATTTACATGACCAAGATTCAAGGCAAAAACCCAATAGTCGATGCAGATCAACTAGACGCCCACATCAAATATGTGTTGGAAAACGGCTTTGGTTGGTCCGCCACGTCATGCCTCGTACTATTAGTGTTTGCCCTGGCATCAATATGGGGCAACTACCCCGACGATGAGCGACGGACGGTAGAATCCGACGAGGAACTGGACCTTATTCCAAGGCAACGAGTGACAATGGCTGTGCCCGACCATCGCATGAGAGAGTCGCTCATGTACATCACAATGGCACAGAAACGAATGTCGACGGCGTATCTGGACGATTCACTACTTGGCGTGGTGTGTTTTTGTCTCTTTGG GATGTGGTACCAGTACAACATTGAGCCTATCCCCGGGTGGAAGATGTTTCGTACAGCATCCATGATGTGGGAAGCGTACAATCTCAAACATTCTGACGGCAAGACACGGCGGCCAAAGCAAGAAGAGA GCCTTGAACAACGATTATACTGGACGTGTCTTAAGTCTGAATG CGAGGTGCGGCATGAACTCAACGGTCTTCCTCCTTGCACGCTGCAAGAATCCTCATTCCCCTACTCCCTCCCTTCCTTCCCAACCATTGAGAGCTTCAGTCCCATGGATCCCCACCAAGAGGCGTCCATCATCCAGTCCACCGAGCGGtcttactactactacctcGCCGAGATCTCTCTACGCCGCCTCCTCAATCGCACCCGCAGCGCTGCCGTCATGCTGTCACCAACCTTCGACTCACATACCGCCTCTCAGCTCGCAGACACTCTTCAGAAACTCGAaggccagctgcagcagtgGCTCGACTGTCTGCCCTCGGCGCTGCAGTTCAACATCCCGCCCGACTCACGGCCGCCGCCAGACGAGCCTGAACTGGTGAAGTTGATGCGCGAGCGGTACGCAGAAGTCCGAGAACTGCTCTGCCGCGCGTACCTGTACATGTGTCTTCACGGCGGAATGCGACTTACTCGATCTCAGGCCGAAACCTTTGGGGCTCACGCGTCGTTGGGACTAAGGCTGAGTATCTACCGCATCCAGACTGAGAATCCCTTCTTCCGCCATCCTGGATCGTGGGGGGCCTGTCGTGTGCGGTTCAACCATGCTCTGTGTCTTATTGCAGCGTATCGGGGAAAACAGGCGGGAATTGAGTCTGCGGCGCATGTTGTTGTGCCGCCGCTGTGGAGAGAGTGTGTTGGGCTTGTCCAGGAGAGGCTGCATATCTGGAGCGATCAGGGAGGAGGAATCAGAGAGCTGGGCACGTTGTTGGATTGGCTAATGGAGCAGTAG